The Candidatus Desulfofervidus auxilii DNA segment TTAAAATGTTTTCGGTATTATCTACAGACACCAATTCACCCTGATTTAAAATGCCTATTCTGTCACACACCCTCTCAATGTCATTTAAGATATGTGAACTAAAAAAGATGGTTTTTCCTTGCTGTTTCAGACTTAATAGGAGTTCTAAAGCCTCATACCGCATAAGGGGGTCAAGTCCACTAAAGGGTTCATCTAAGATAAGGATTTCAGGGTCATTAATTAGGGCCAGGGCAAATCCTGCTCTTTGGACCATACCTTTAGAAAATGTCCTTAAGGGCCTTTTTTTTACCTGGAATAAATTCACCCTAGAGAGTATCTCATCCATGCGTTTTTTTATTTGCTGTGCGGTTAATCCACAAACCCTGCCTTTAAATAATAATAATTCTTGAGGACTGAGATTATCATATAAATAGGGATTTTCCGGTAGATACCCCAGATATTTGCGCACCTGAGGATTGCTTACCGGCTGGCCATTTATCCTCACTTCACCCTTGTCCGGAAAGATAAAATTAAGTAAGATCTTTATAGTGGTGCTCTTGCCGGCTCCATTTGGACCTAAAAAACCAAAGACTTCACCTTTTTTAATCTCCAAAGAAAGCCCCTTTAGCACCTGTTTCTTTCTCCTCAAACCTTCCTGATATGACTTAGTGATTTGTTTAAAAACAATAAGGCTCATTGCTGTCTTAATTTCTTTCTAAAAGACCAATAACCCATTTACCATTTAAATGATAGAAAAGCAAAGATCATGCCAATTTTGAGCCAAGAAAGATCTTTTTAACTGGATTCACTTTTTTCAATCTTTATGGCTTCCTCTATCAACATAATAGGAATTTCTTCTTTAATGGGATAAAATAATTTGCACTTATCACATATTAGGCCTTCCCCATGAGGAGTGTTCTTTTCATATCTCAAGTCTCCTTTACACTTAGGGCAGGCTAAGATTTTAAGTAATTCGGGACTAATAGGCATGTTATTACCCCCTTAATTTTTTATATATAGTTTGGATCCATTCCCACTCTGCTTCCAGTCCTTCAGGTAATTTTATTTTGGGTTTATAACCCAAAATATTTTGTGCCTTGGTGATGTCAGCGGCAGTATGACGCACATCGCCTTTTTGCACAGGCTTATAAATAATCTTTATCTCCTTGCCTGTAATTTTGGAGATAAGATCAACTACCGTGTTAAGATGAGTTTGAGTGCCTCCGCCAATATTAAATACCTCACCTGGATGAAGATGATCCATGACTGCTAGATGGATATCAATAATGTCTGAAATATAAGTGAAATCTCTTGTTTGCTTTCCGTCTCCATAAATTTCTATTGGTTCTCCTAAAAGAGCTGCTTTTAAAAAACGATGAAAGGCCATATCTGGCCTTTGACGTGGTCCATAGACAGTAAAATATCTTAAAGCTACTGTAGGAACATCAAAGTTTTTATGATAAAGATAGCACAAATGCTCTCCAGCCAGTTTAGTGAGTCCATAAGGGGAAACAGGTTGCAAATAGACCTCTTCTGGAGTGGGTAAAGTATTGGTATCTCCATAAACAGAGGAAGAGGAGGCATAAACAAATCCCTTAAGTTTCACATTCTTACTAGCTTCTAATAATTTCTGAGTAGCCAAGATATTATTTTGAATATAAATTTCAAAATTTTTACCCCAACTAGCCCTCACTCCTGCCTGGGCTGAAAGATGAAATACCCAGTCTATCTTTTTTAAGATGGATTTCAAATCTAAATGAAGTAAGTCTGCTTCTACAAAATTGAAATTTCTATTTTGCCTTAAATTGGCCAGATTTGCTTTTTTTAATTCTTTAGAGTAATACTCAGTAAAACAGTCTATACCAGTTATTTGGTAACCTGCTTTCAATAATGCCTCTGCTAGGTGTGAGCCAATAAAGCCAGCTACCCCGGTAACCAAACATCTCATTGATATTTCCTCACTGCCTCTATTACTTCTTCCACCTCAATTCTTTCCAAGCAGTCTTTAGTAACACAGTATTTCTTGAAACAAGGTTGACAGGGAAGTGCCTTATAAATCACCGTGTGACATTTACCAAATGGTCCTGTTCGCCAAGGAGCAGTAGGGCCAAATAAGGCAATGACTGGCGTCCTAGTAGCTGCTGCCAGGTGCATAGTGCCTGTATCTATAGAAATGACTAGTTTAGCCTTTTTGTATAGAGAAATCAAGGTATTTAAAGAAGTTTTCCCTGCTAAATTGATGCATTTACTAAGCCCATGGCAAATATTATGAATATAATTTCTATCTTTTTTTGTGCCGGTAAATACTATTTTATATCCTAAGACAGAAAGTCTTTGGGCCAAGTTGCGCCATTTTTTCTGAAACCACATCTTACTTTCCCAGCGGGCGATGGGGTTAATAACAATATAAGGAGATGGAATCCCAAGATTAGAATTTATTTGGAAAGGAAGAGGAAAAACAATATGCTCTAAGTCTACAGGCACATTGGCCAATTTTAGCAATTTTAAATACCTAATGACTGCATGTTGGTTATAATCAACCTTAAATTTTTTGGTTAATACTATATGACTACCTTCATGACCATTGGCAAATCCTATTTTTTCCTTTCCTTTAGCTAGAAAAGTGATAATGGCACTCTTTAACAAACCTTGAAAGTCAAAAATCATATGGTATTCACCAAGCTGGTGTTTAAAAGCTTTAAACTCCTTAATTGCCCTAATCCACTTTCCCTTCTTTAACTTCTCTGGCCAGCCATATCGCTGATAGACAATAATTCTGTTAAGATAAGGATGTCCCCAAAGTAATTCCCTTCCTACTTCTTCAGTAACCCAATCAATTTGGGCTTGAGGATAAGCCATTTTCAGATTATGAAGAGCAGGTAAGGTATGGATAATATCTCCTAAAGAGCTTAATTTAACGATCAGAATACGCATCCTTTATAATCCATTGGGCGGCCTGGTATAAATTCTGGGCTATGAAATGGGGTTTCAGGGGATGATTTGGGGCAATGTATCTTAATTCTCCTTTCCCATAACCGGTTAATATCAGTATTCCTTTAGCCCCTACATTATGAGCAAGTTCTATATCTTTAAATCTATCCCCAACCACATAGGATTTATTTACTGCCAAATTAAAGTCTTTTTGGGCTTTATAAATCAAGCCTGGTTTAGGTTTTCGGCATGAGCAATCTTTTTTATATAAAGATACACTGCCTTGGGGATGATGTGGACAATAATAGATAGCGTCCAAAGTAGCATCCTCTTTGCGTAATCTTTCTTGAAGAATCTGATGGATTTCCTCAATTAACTCTATAGGAAAATATCCTTTAGCTACACCAGCTTGATTACTAACCAAAATCACTTTAAAATTATTTTTTTTAAGTAATCGAATGGCCTCTGGCACCTGAGGTAAGATGATAAATCTGTCGGGATGGTTAATATAACCCATTTCTTCATTAACAGTGCCGTCCCTATCTAAAAACACTGCCTGATTGGACATAGTTGAGGTTTAAAAGAAAAATCAGTATCTGTCAATATAGAGTATATTCTGCTAATAAGGCGCTGGGGAGATTGACTTTATGTCCAAACTTTGTTACTTTCATATTAAATAAAGCTAGGAGGTAAAAATGCGTTTTTTAAAATACACGATGGTGTCTTTCTTATTCTTTATATGTGGGTGTGGGTTTTTGATAGGAGCAGGCGTAGGTGGAGGAGCAGGACTGGCTGGATATAAGTTTCTTGAAGGTAAATTAGAAATAGAATACATTGCACCTTATGAAAGAGTCTGGCAGGCTACCAAGTTAGCCCTTAAAGATACGGGAATTCGTATAGAAAGAATGGAAAAAGATGCCATTAATGCTGAAATTAAGGCGAGAAAAGCAGACGGTAAAGTAGTTACTATTAAGATTAAAAATAAAGCTAGCGGTATGACTATAGTCTCTATCAGGGTGGGAATCTTTGGTGATGAGAATGCATCTTTAATCATCAAAAAAGCCATAGATAAAAGGCTTGGAATACGTAGTAAAAACTAGTTTTAAGCAGATAACATTCCTTTCCTTAGAATCAATTCAAAGGCAGAAACTGGCTGTTCTGTGTGCAGGATTCTCCTTTTTAAACCTTTCCTCAAACTTTGTAGCCGTATAAGAAACAGCAGTATATTTCTTAAAAAACCTCTATATCAAGCCTCTTTCGAAAATATGCCTTTAATTTTTCTCTAACCCTTCTTCTAGTAGGAGGGAAAATGAATAAAAACCCCAAACTATCTGTAATAAAACCCGGAGTTAGCAGTAATACCCCACCGATTAGAATAAGAAGACCCTCTATTAAGGTATCACTTGGAAGCTGACCCATACTCAGTTCAGTTTGAAGGCGGATTAATATTTGCCATCCTTGTGTTTGGGCAAAATAGGCTCCAAAAACTGCAGTAAATAAAATGAGCAAAATAGTAAACATTACACCTAAACGAGACCCTACTTCTATAATAACTGCCAATTCAAGAATACTGACCAAGGTAAAAAGGAGAAAAAGTTTAAGAAATGTCATCTTGTTTTTTTATTTGCTCCCAGAATGCATCCATTTCTTCCAAAGAGGCATTTTGAATGGATTTTCCTTGTCTTTTGAATTCATTTTCCATAAGTTTAAAACGCCTCTTAAATTTTTTAATAGTTTGGCGAAGGGCATCTTCAGGCTGGATCTTCAATAATCTGGCTACATTTACCCAAGAGAAAAGAATATCACCCAATTCTTCCTTTATTTTTTCAATATTGTTGGTATTTAACGCCCTTTTAAACTCCTGCGTTTCCTCGGCTACCTTTTCTAATACACCTTCTAACCTCTCCCAGTCAAATCCTACCTTGGCTGCTTTTTCCCCAATTTTATACGCAAGAGTCAAAGCAGGAAGTGCTTTAGAAATACCATCCAAAACCGAATTGCGTTCTGGTTTTTCACTGTCTTTTATTTCCTCCCAACGGGCACGGATTTCTGCTATGTCGTTGGTTCTTATATCCCCAAATACATGAGGATGACGCCGTATCATCTTTTCGCTTACCAAATCAATTACTTTTTCTAAATCAAAACACCCCTGTTCTTTGTAAATATGGGCCAAAAAAACTAAAATAAAAAGCACATCCCCCAGCTCCTCTTTTACCTCTTCGGTCTTTTCCTCTTCAATGGCCTCAATGAGTTCATAAACTTCTTCTAAAAGATATTTCTTCAGGGTCTGAGATGTCTGTTTTTTATCCCAAGGACAACCGTGCTTACCCCTTAATGAGGCCACAATTTGCTCAAGTTTAGATATTTCTGCCACCTATTTTCTCCAAAGATAAGTGTAGTCTTTTAGAAACCTTTGCCACCATCCACTGGTTTAGTTTGGTAATATAAGGATAAGTGTAAGATTTATGTTTCCATTTAGATGGGAGTGGATAAAATATATTCAGTATCATAAGGATAATAGTAGCCATTACAAACCCCTTAATAATGCCTATCAACACCCCTAATAAGTGGTCTAATGGTTTAAATACTCTAGTTTGAAAAATAAAACCTAGGAGAAAACCTAACAAATAAGAAAGGATAACAGCAATTAACAAAATTATTACTACACTCCCTATATAGGCCACCAGGGGGGGTAACCAGTGTTTTAAATAACTAGCTCCTTGTAGAGTATAATGTCCGGCCAGCCAGAAACCTATAATAAGAAATAGAAAAAAATAGATACTTTTAATAAAACCTCTTATCCCGTCTATGATTACAAAAATAGCTATTAAGCCAAAAACCAAAATATCTATAAAATTCACGAGTTAAACATAATGAAACTAGAAGAAAAAAGCAAGGGGAGCAAGTTGCCTTCTCTTGACTTTATCCATGACCTTGATTACAATTTTTATTAAAAAGGAGGAGGGTATAGATGTTCTTTTTTGACCCTTTATATTTTATAATTTTAGCACCAGCCTTTATTTTATCAATGATAGCCCAGATATGGGTAAAAAGTGCCTATACTAAATATTCACAAGTTTTTAATTCACGGCGGATATCAGGGGCAGCGGCGGCTGATTATATGTTGAAGACAAAGGGGATTACTGATGTAAAAATAGAACTAGCTTCTGGTTTCTTGGGTGACCACTATGACCCCAGGAATAAAACCTTAAGATTGTCAGCGGATAATTATAACGGTCAGAGCATTGCTGCGGTAGGAGTTGCCTGTCATGAAGCAGGCCATGCCATTCAACATGCCTATGGTTATGCACCATTGAAGTTACGCACAGCCTTAGTGCCTATAACTATGCTGGGGTCAAATCTAGCTTGGCCTTTACTGATAGTAGGTTTCCTCTTTCATGCGCTTTCTTTAATTAAATTGGGTATTTTATTTTTCTCTGGAGCAGTTCTCTTTCAGTTAGTAACTTTACCTGTAGAGTTTGATGCTAGCCATCGGGCCTTAGTGGCTATTAGAGAGACGGGATTATTGCGTGGAGAAGAAGTAACAGGGGCAAAAAGGGTATTACAGGCAGCTGCTATGACCTATGTGGCTGCTGCTGCAGCGGCCATCTTACAGTTAATTTATTTCTTGTTGAGGGCCGGATTATTAGGGAATCGTGAAGATTAATAGGAATCTTTAAAACTTCCATCTTCTCCAAAAATCAGTTTTAAAGAGCGGGGGTCTTGACGGTTACCATCAAGGTTTATATCAAATAGCTTTCAAGGGGAAAAATGAATATTATTATTGTAGGAGCTGGAGAAGTAGGTTTTCATATTGCTCATAAGTTATCCAGAGAAAATGACATAGTTATAGTGGAAAAAAAACCGGAAAAAATTAAATATATTTCTGAACATCTGGATGTAGGCGCTGTTCTAGGTTCGGGAAGCAATCCTGCTGTCTTGGAAGAAGCTGGGATAAAATCAGCAGACATGTTAATCGCGGTAACCGACAGTGATGAGACTAATATATTAGCCTGTCTGGTAGCCAATTTTATATCTCCTCATATTTCCAAGGCATCGAGGATAAGAAATCCAGAATTTATCAGATACGAAAACCTTTTGGGCCGAAGTTTTTTGAATATAGACTTAATTATTAATCCCGAATTAGAAGCAGTTAAATCCATCTTAAAACTCCTAGAGGTGCCTGGGGCTTCAGATGTTGTGGATTTTGCAGGAGAATTAGTCAGAATTATAGGTATTAAAGTAGACTGGGAGCAACTGGTGGGAATAAAATTGAAAGACTTAGAGAAGAAAGTCTCCCACAAGTTACTTATTGTAGCTATAGTGCGTAATGGTCAATTGATTATTCCTACAGGGGAGGATAAAATATTACTTAATGACTTAATTTATGTGATAAGTAAAGGAGAGAAAACCTGCCATATATTAGAAGCGTTTGGGAAAGAAACTAAGCCGATAACAAAAGTCCTAATTGTTGGAGGTGGAATTGTAGGTGTAACTTTGGCCTTTGAATTAGAAAAAAGAGGCATCCAAACTAAAATTATTGAAAAAAACCCTGAACACTGTGCCTATTTAGTAGAAAAATTGGAAAAAACTACGGTTTTAGAAGGTAATGGCACTGACCTAACACTCCTTAGAGAAGAAAATATCCAAGAGCTTGATTATGTGATCACAGTGACCGGAGAGGAAGAACAAAATGTAATGATTTCTTTGTTGGCAAAAGCCTTAGGGGCAAAAAGAACATTAACTCGTATAAATAAAACCAGTTACTTGCCTATAATCTCGGCCATAGGTTTAGATAATATTGTAAGTCCTGCCTTATCTGCAGTGAGTGCTTTACTCAAACATATGTTTCAAAAAAAAGTGCTCTCAGTTATGCCTCTAGGAGAAGACTTACAAGCTATTGAAGTAATGACTACCACGGTTTCTAATATAATTGAAAAACCTCTAAAAAAATTAAAATTTCCTAAAGGAACTATTGTAGGAGCCATTGTAAGAAACAAAAATGTTATTATTCCATCAGGAGAAACTGTAATTCTGCCAGAAGATAGAGTGGTTATTTTTTCTACCACAGAGGCTATACCTAAAGTAGAAAAATTTTGGCGTTAAAGAAAATGCGACTCCTTTATGTCTTCCACTTAATATCTATTTTAGCCTTTTTTCTTGGAATTGCTATGCTAGCTCCCTTATTGGTTTCTATCATTTATAAGGATGGAAGCCATTGGGCATTTATCAAAGCTATCCTATTAACTACATTTACTGGTTCAATGGGCTATTTCTTCTTAAAACGCCATAGAAACGCCGAGCTTTCCCATCGGGAAGGCATAGCTATTGTGGCTATAGGATGGCTAGCTGCTGGGATTTTTGGTGCCTTACCCTATATATTCGCCAATGTATTTGATAGCTTTGTCAACGCCTTTTTTGAATCTGTCTCAGGTTTTACTACTACAGGTGCTAGTGTCTTAAATGAGATAGAATCTTTATCCCATAGTATCTTATTTTGGAGGAGTCTAACCCAATGGTTAGGCGGGATGGGTATTATTGTCCTTTCTATAGCCATTTTGCCCTTTCTGGGTGTGGGAGGTATGCAGCTATATAAGGCAGAAGCACCCACGCTGATGGTAGACAAGTTAAGACCAAGAATTTCGGAAACAGCCAAATCTTTATGGAAAGTCTATGTATTCATCTCACTTTGTGAGATTTTCTTATTATCAACCGGCGGTATGGATTTCTTTGATGCATTATGTCATACCTTCACTACGATGCCTACCGGAGGATTTTCCACTAAAAATGCCAGTATTGCTCATTATAAAAGTGCTTATTTTGATGGTATTATAATTTTCTTTATGCTCTTGGCAGGCATAAATTTTTCTCTACATTATCGAGTGTTAAAGGGTGAGGTAAGAAGTTTTTTTAGAGACACAGAGCTTAGATTTTTTTTATTTATAATCAGTGTATTTATCATCCTGGTTAGTTTTAATATATATAACCATTACCATAACATTTTAAAAACCATTCGTTATGCAAGTTTCCAGGTTTGTTCCATAATTACTACCACTGGATATACCACTGCTGATTTTGATACCTGGCCTACTCTATCTAAAATCATTTTATTAACTTGCATGTTTTTAGGAGCTTGCGCAGGCTCTACCGGCGGAGGAATAAAATGTGTACGTCTTTTGTTATTATTGAAATGTGGTTATAAAGAAATATTTAAACTCATTCATCCCCATGCAGTAACCCAAATTAAACTGGGTAAAAAGGCTATACCTTCAGATGTAATAAGTGGGGTAATCGGCCTTTTTGTCCTCTATATATCATTGTTTATTGTTTTTTCTATGTCCCTTGCCGCCATGGGTATGGATTTTATCAGTTCTATAGCAGCGGTAGCGGCTACCATGGGGAATATAGGTCCTGGTTTGGCTATGGTAGGACCGGTAAAAAATTATGATTTAGTGCCTTATTTTGGGAAATGGGTGCTTATTTTATGTATGCTCTTGGGTAGACTGGAGATTTATACTATTATAGTGTTATTCACACCTGAATTTTGGAGAAAGTAGATTGTTCCAAAAGATTTTAGAAATACCCAAAAACCTATCTCCGCCAGCCATCCTTGCCCTTTCTTTTATTATTTTAATCTTGATGGGCTCGGTATTACTCTATTTACCTTTTGCTCATGTAGGAAAACTTTCTTACATTAATTCTTTATTCACGGCCACTTCTGCTGTATGTGTGACAGGATTGACAGTAGTGGATACCGGGACAAAATTTACTTTCTGGGGACAGTTAATCGTTCTTTTTCTTATCCAATTAGGAGGATTGGGATTAATGACCGTTTCTACTGTGGTTTTATTCCTTCTAGGTAAATCTCCATCTATTAAAGACCGTCTAGTGCTGCAAAATAGCTTCACTTACTCTCCTACTAAAGATATTCTCTCTCTGGTAAAAGCGATTTTAATATTCACCTTTGCTGCTGAATTAATTGGAGCCTTTATTTTAGGAACCTATTGGCAGCATTTCTATCCCTTATCTAAAGCCATTTTTTACGGCATTTTTCATGCCATCTCTGCCTTTTGTAACGCTGGCTTTTCATTATTCACTACCAACTTAGAGGAATTTAGTGCAAACTACACAGTAGTATTGACCATTGCTTCTTTATTTATTCTAGGAGGCTTGGGATTTCTTGTTATTTATGAAATTTTCCTGTGCCTTTATGCCAAAAAAACTCTCCTTTCCCTCCATGCTAAACTCACTCTTATTACCAATCTCTATCTCATCCTAGGAGGAACAGTCTTATTCTTTTTCTTTGAGAAGTCAAATGTCCTCAATGGGTTTTCTCTCACCTATAAGATTATCAATTCCTTTTTTCAGGCGGTAACTCCAAGGACTGCCGGTTTCAATACCTTACCTATTGCCCATTTAACAGATGCCACCTTATTTTTACTAATAATTCTAATGTTTATTGGAGCCTCACCCGGTTCATGTGGTGGAGGAATAAAGACCACTACCTTTGCGCTATTTTTAAGTTTTATTAAAAACAAACTTCAGGGTCGTGAAAAGGTGCATATTTTATTTCGCACCTTACCTAATGAAACTGTGCAAAGGGCCATCACGGTGGTCAGTGTCTCTGGTATTTTAGTAGTGGTTTGCACTATCCTCTTACTTTTAACCCAAAGGTATGGGATCCCTCATGGGGCAGGCAATGGCGGCTTTTTAGAATACCTCTTTGAAGTTGCTTCTGCCTTTGGCACAGTGGGTCTGTCAACGGGGAAAACACCTACTTTGAATAGTTGGGGAAAGATTACCCTCAGCCTACTTATGTTTATTGGCAGAGTGGGTCCCTTGACAGTGGCCCATTTGGTTAAAATAGAAAAAGTAACCCCACCCTATCAATATTCCGAAGAAAATGTTATGGTGGGCTAGGAGGTAAAATGAGAGTAGCTATATTCGGTCTGGGTATCTTTGGAAGTAATGTAGCCAAATCACTTTTTGAAAAAAAACATGAGGTCATTGCCATCGATAGAAGAAAAGACTTGGTGCAAAAGGCACAGGAATACACTACTCAAGCCATTGTTGCCGATTGCACTGAGCGAGAACTGTTGAAAAATTTGGGTTTGGATAAAGTAGATTTAGCAATAGTAAGTTTAGGTAGCAATCTCAGTGCCAGTATCTTATTAGTGCTTTATTTAAAAGAACTAGGGGTGGAACAAATTATTGTCAAGGCCATAAACGAAGACCATCAGAAGATATTACAATTAGTAGGGGCAAATAAGGTAGTTTTCCCAGAACGGGATGCCGCCATAAAGTTAGCAGCTAGTGTAGATACTCCAAATCTAGTAGACTACCTTCCTCTTTCAGAAGACTATCAAGTAATGGAGATAGTTGCTCCTCAGGCATTTAAGGACAAAACCTTAGGTGAGTTAGACCTTCGCCGTCGCTACGGCATTCAAGTAATTGCTGTGAGAGAAGCAGGATCAGAACAGGTTAATCTCCTGACCTCGGCTGAATTTAAAATCAAAGAAGGAGACATGCTGATTATCTTAGGACGTACTGAAGATATAGAAAAATTCAAAAAAATGGCAGGTGGTTAAATTCCTATAGCTTCTTTGGCCTCTCCTAAAGTAGTAGTAGCGACTGAACGCGCCTTTTTTATACCTGCATCAATAATATTCTTTAATTCCTCTAAATGCCCCTGATAATATTGCCGTTTTTCCTGTAGAGGGGCCAAACCATTAATCAGATTTTCAGCCAACAATTTCTTACACTCCACACAACCTATACGGGCTTTTTTGCAATCTTCCTCTATCTGACTTACTTTTTCAGGTGATGTATAAAGTTTATGGAAAGAAAAGACATTACAGATATCAGGGTGACCAGGGTCTGTTTTTCTTAAACGCGTTTTATCTGTAAACATCTGGAGTGTTTTCTCTCTTATCACTTTTGGAGGGTCAGATAGATAAATGGCATTATGATAACTCTTGCTCATCTTACGACCATCAATGCCTAATATCTTAGGCATTTCTGTTAGGATAGGTTCTGGAATAGGAAAGACTTCTTTATATAAATAATTGAACCTACGGGCAATCTCACGGGTTATTTCCACATGGGGCAATTGGTCCACACCTACAGGCACAAAGTTGGCCTTATATATTAGAATATCTGCAGCCTGAAGAACTGGATAGCCAAGGAAGCCATAGGTATTTAAGTCCTTTTCCACCAATTCTTTTATTTGTTCCTTATAGGTAGGATTCCTTTCCAACCAGGGGATAGGAGTAATCATAGAAAAAATTAAATGTAGTTCTGCATGTTCAGGTAATTTAGACTGAATAAAAAGAGTAGATTTATTGGGATCAAGGCCCACACTTAACCAATCTATCAACATTTCCCAAATGAACTCTTTGATAAAATTTGTTTCTTGATATTCACTGGTTAAGGCATGCCAATCAGCAACAAAAAAGAAACATTCATACTCCTCTTGTAATCGTTTCCAATTGGTCAATGCCCCATGAAGGTTACCTAAATGAAGCTTACCTGTAGGGCGCATACCGCTTAAAACTCTTTTTTCCAAAACAACCTCCCCTTGAAAACCTGTGGTTTAAAAGCACAAATGTTTTAAGGTGTCAAGTGTGGAGATTGAGAGACCTTCTTGAGGGAAAAATAGGACAGAAAAAAAGTAACCGCATTCCTGAACACAAATAGGAGAAATTAGTTCCTTTATAAGATATTTCGCTTTGGTCTCTTTTAAAAATTGCAATAAATCCATATATTTTCTTTCATTTGGTTTATAAGGAATAAAAAGAAAAATAGAAGAATCTCTCTGTTTGTTAATAATATTTGGCATCACCCCTTCCCAAATTTCCCAGAAATCATCATATGGGTCTAAAAAAATAAGGTCATAGGCATTGGGTTGAGTTAATATTTCATATCCATCTTTCAGGAATAAAGAGGGTTTTTGAAAAAATACTTCATATGCCTTAAGGGCCTGGGGATTTTTATCGTAAAAATCTATAGTATATGATTTCTTTTTCTTTGTGCACAGAAGCTTTATTAAATGAGCACTACCTGCATATTGGCCATTTTGTAAATAAGGCCTTTGAAGTCTATAAAGAAAGGAGGTTTTTAATCTTTCCTCAAAATACAAAACAACCTTGGGTGAAGTTTGGTAAATAGGAAATCCACAAAATGTATCAGCATATCGGAAATGGTGGGTTTTCTTTAATAACTCATCAGTAATAGTCAATAACCAACTATGTTTTAAAATATCTCCCAGGTTACCAGGAATATATTTCAATTTTGAGATTTTTTTCTTGGAATGTGGCGCAAATATATAAAAAGGGGCAAAACCATGAACCTCTTCTTCCAAGGAGAGTTTATAAAGTAGGTGATATCTTTTTATATAAAGAAAGGCCATGAGAGCACAGATAAGAGCATCCAAGGCACCGTCTGTTTTTATCTCTTTTGGTGAAATAACAAAATCTATGTTTAATAACCGCGGAATATAATCAAAAACTTTATTGGTCAATTGGCGAAGATATTTAAAAGAAGTCTTGTACTTTTTCAAAGATTCGCTTTTTTCCTTCAACATAAAAAAAAGAGAA contains these protein-coding regions:
- a CDS encoding TrkH family potassium uptake protein → MFQKILEIPKNLSPPAILALSFIILILMGSVLLYLPFAHVGKLSYINSLFTATSAVCVTGLTVVDTGTKFTFWGQLIVLFLIQLGGLGLMTVSTVVLFLLGKSPSIKDRLVLQNSFTYSPTKDILSLVKAILIFTFAAELIGAFILGTYWQHFYPLSKAIFYGIFHAISAFCNAGFSLFTTNLEEFSANYTVVLTIASLFILGGLGFLVIYEIFLCLYAKKTLLSLHAKLTLITNLYLILGGTVLFFFFEKSNVLNGFSLTYKIINSFFQAVTPRTAGFNTLPIAHLTDATLFLLIILMFIGASPGSCGGGIKTTTFALFLSFIKNKLQGREKVHILFRTLPNETVQRAITVVSVSGILVVVCTILLLLTQRYGIPHGAGNGGFLEYLFEVASAFGTVGLSTGKTPTLNSWGKITLSLLMFIGRVGPLTVAHLVKIEKVTPPYQYSEENVMVG
- the trpS gene encoding tryptophan--tRNA ligase; this translates as MEKRVLSGMRPTGKLHLGNLHGALTNWKRLQEEYECFFFVADWHALTSEYQETNFIKEFIWEMLIDWLSVGLDPNKSTLFIQSKLPEHAELHLIFSMITPIPWLERNPTYKEQIKELVEKDLNTYGFLGYPVLQAADILIYKANFVPVGVDQLPHVEITREIARRFNYLYKEVFPIPEPILTEMPKILGIDGRKMSKSYHNAIYLSDPPKVIREKTLQMFTDKTRLRKTDPGHPDICNVFSFHKLYTSPEKVSQIEEDCKKARIGCVECKKLLAENLINGLAPLQEKRQYYQGHLEELKNIIDAGIKKARSVATTTLGEAKEAIGI
- a CDS encoding potassium channel family protein, with amino-acid sequence MRVAIFGLGIFGSNVAKSLFEKKHEVIAIDRRKDLVQKAQEYTTQAIVADCTERELLKNLGLDKVDLAIVSLGSNLSASILLVLYLKELGVEQIIVKAINEDHQKILQLVGANKVVFPERDAAIKLAASVDTPNLVDYLPLSEDYQVMEIVAPQAFKDKTLGELDLRRRYGIQVIAVREAGSEQVNLLTSAEFKIKEGDMLIILGRTEDIEKFKKMAGG
- the trkA gene encoding Trk system potassium transporter TrkA — protein: MNIIIVGAGEVGFHIAHKLSRENDIVIVEKKPEKIKYISEHLDVGAVLGSGSNPAVLEEAGIKSADMLIAVTDSDETNILACLVANFISPHISKASRIRNPEFIRYENLLGRSFLNIDLIINPELEAVKSILKLLEVPGASDVVDFAGELVRIIGIKVDWEQLVGIKLKDLEKKVSHKLLIVAIVRNGQLIIPTGEDKILLNDLIYVISKGEKTCHILEAFGKETKPITKVLIVGGGIVGVTLAFELEKRGIQTKIIEKNPEHCAYLVEKLEKTTVLEGNGTDLTLLREENIQELDYVITVTGEEEQNVMISLLAKALGAKRTLTRINKTSYLPIISAIGLDNIVSPALSAVSALLKHMFQKKVLSVMPLGEDLQAIEVMTTTVSNIIEKPLKKLKFPKGTIVGAIVRNKNVIIPSGETVILPEDRVVIFSTTEAIPKVEKFWR
- a CDS encoding TrkH family potassium uptake protein, with product MRLLYVFHLISILAFFLGIAMLAPLLVSIIYKDGSHWAFIKAILLTTFTGSMGYFFLKRHRNAELSHREGIAIVAIGWLAAGIFGALPYIFANVFDSFVNAFFESVSGFTTTGASVLNEIESLSHSILFWRSLTQWLGGMGIIVLSIAILPFLGVGGMQLYKAEAPTLMVDKLRPRISETAKSLWKVYVFISLCEIFLLSTGGMDFFDALCHTFTTMPTGGFSTKNASIAHYKSAYFDGIIIFFMLLAGINFSLHYRVLKGEVRSFFRDTELRFFLFIISVFIILVSFNIYNHYHNILKTIRYASFQVCSIITTTGYTTADFDTWPTLSKIILLTCMFLGACAGSTGGGIKCVRLLLLLKCGYKEIFKLIHPHAVTQIKLGKKAIPSDVISGVIGLFVLYISLFIVFSMSLAAMGMDFISSIAAVAATMGNIGPGLAMVGPVKNYDLVPYFGKWVLILCMLLGRLEIYTIIVLFTPEFWRK